In a genomic window of Amycolatopsis japonica:
- a CDS encoding GAF domain-containing protein: MTVSLSTVEDKTRATIGVRLFTVLAWVPERRALRRVHSSHPVEYPVGGEKTVEVAAGWLERCITGQEPYFGPDSAAVREIFADHELIDSLGCGAVINVPVVDDGRTLGVLNLLDAEGHYDDDSVAVARSLAPLAVPALRELLEETR, translated from the coding sequence GTGACCGTGTCACTGTCCACTGTGGAGGACAAGACCCGAGCCACGATCGGCGTACGGCTGTTCACCGTGCTGGCCTGGGTGCCCGAACGGCGGGCGCTGCGGCGAGTGCACAGCAGCCACCCCGTCGAATACCCGGTCGGCGGTGAAAAGACCGTCGAGGTGGCCGCCGGCTGGCTGGAGCGGTGCATCACCGGACAGGAGCCTTACTTCGGGCCGGACAGTGCCGCGGTGCGGGAGATCTTCGCCGACCACGAACTCATCGACAGCCTCGGCTGCGGCGCGGTGATCAACGTGCCGGTGGTGGACGACGGCCGCACCCTCGGCGTCCTCAACCTCCTCGACGCGGAAGGCCACTACGACGACGATTCCGTCGCGGTGGCGCGATCTCTGGCACCGTTGGCGGTCCCGGCCCTGCGCGAACTCCTGGAGGAGACCCGATGA
- a CDS encoding PLP-dependent cysteine synthase family protein, whose translation MNAVLPRRAAPAVGNTPVLWIDERLTGSGKGFWAKLEGFNPGGMKDRPALHMVAAAKARGELADGATIVESTSGTLGLGLALAGIVHGHPVTLVTDPGMEPIVRRMLTAHGTRVDLVTEPHPVGGWQQARRDRVQRVLAEQPGSWCPDQYHNPDNVDAYAGLAEELAAQLGRIDVLVCSVGTGGHSAGTFRALRRYSPHLRLIGVDTVGSTIFGQPATSRLMRGLGSSIHPRNVDYDAFEEVHWVAPAEAVWTCRRLAAAQYATGGWSVGAVALVAAWLARTHDPDVRIAAVFPDGPQRYFDTVYNDEYCAGHGLLDVVPAREPDVIGHPGDRVVERWTRCRTIVDPAL comes from the coding sequence ATGAACGCTGTCCTGCCCCGGCGCGCGGCGCCGGCCGTCGGCAACACACCCGTGCTCTGGATCGACGAACGACTCACCGGCTCCGGTAAGGGTTTCTGGGCCAAACTGGAGGGCTTCAACCCCGGCGGCATGAAGGACCGCCCCGCGTTGCACATGGTGGCGGCGGCCAAGGCCCGCGGCGAGCTGGCCGACGGCGCGACGATCGTCGAGTCGACCAGCGGGACACTCGGGCTCGGGCTCGCGCTGGCCGGGATCGTCCACGGGCATCCGGTCACTCTCGTCACCGATCCCGGGATGGAACCGATCGTGCGACGGATGCTCACCGCGCACGGCACCCGCGTCGACCTCGTCACCGAGCCTCATCCGGTGGGCGGCTGGCAGCAGGCACGCCGTGACCGGGTCCAGCGGGTATTGGCGGAACAGCCCGGTTCCTGGTGCCCCGACCAGTACCACAACCCGGACAACGTCGACGCGTACGCGGGTTTGGCCGAGGAACTGGCCGCGCAGCTGGGCCGGATCGACGTGCTGGTGTGCTCGGTCGGCACCGGCGGGCATTCGGCCGGGACCTTCCGCGCGCTGCGGCGGTATTCCCCGCATCTGCGCCTGATCGGCGTGGACACCGTGGGCTCGACGATCTTCGGGCAGCCCGCCACCTCACGGCTGATGCGGGGGCTCGGATCGAGCATCCATCCGCGCAACGTCGATTACGACGCGTTCGAGGAGGTCCACTGGGTCGCCCCGGCCGAAGCGGTGTGGACCTGCCGCCGTCTCGCCGCGGCGCAGTACGCGACCGGCGGCTGGAGCGTCGGCGCGGTCGCCCTCGTGGCCGCCTGGCTGGCCCGCACACACGATCCGGACGTGCGGATCGCCGCGGTCTTCCCGGACGGCCCCCAGCGTTACTTCGACACCGTCTACAACGACGAGTACTGCGCGGGACACGGGCTGCTCGACGTGGTCCCGGCGAGGGAACCGGACGTCATCGGCCACCCCGGCGACCGCGTGGTGGAACGCTGGACCCGGTGCCGCACGATCGTGGATCCCGCGCTGTGA
- a CDS encoding BlaI/MecI/CopY family transcriptional regulator, whose product MQRLGELEASVMDVLWDAAEPLRVRQVLEAINRNRDLAYTTVMTVLDNLHRKEWVEREMENRAYRYRAVATREEATAQSLRELLDASEDRESVLLHFARSVTEEESDILRRALRRKPGKR is encoded by the coding sequence ATGCAACGGCTGGGCGAGCTCGAAGCATCGGTGATGGACGTGCTCTGGGACGCGGCGGAACCCTTGCGGGTGCGCCAGGTCCTCGAGGCGATCAACCGGAATCGCGACCTCGCCTACACCACGGTGATGACCGTGCTCGACAACCTGCACCGCAAGGAATGGGTCGAACGCGAAATGGAGAATCGCGCGTATCGCTACCGCGCCGTGGCGACCCGCGAGGAGGCCACCGCGCAAAGCCTCCGAGAACTCCTCGACGCTTCGGAAGACCGGGAATCCGTGCTGCTGCATTTCGCGCGCTCGGTCACCGAAGAGGAGTCGGACATCCTGCGGCGGGCCTTGCGACGGAAGCCCGGCAAGCGATGA
- a CDS encoding MFS transporter — protein sequence MTLLARLDRLPLSRPHYKLLLIGGLGYTFDGMDSAVVAFLLPSAKAAWGLDNGQLGLIGSATPFGFLFGAIAAGLLGDRIGRKKVMMYALAFYAVFSVVAAFSPNYEVFLGARVLAGAGAGAESAIIAPFLSEFVPAKRRGWFVGALAGFFSFGFVMAALIGRFVVPTVPEGWRVAQLITALPIVMLLWWRRSLPESPRFLVANGRHAEAEKIVSKLERDVEKATGQALPAVAEADAQPATETPKVNLLSALKFLWSPAMARRTAVIWTVWFVITFSYYGFFSWIPTLLVERGITVTKSFEFSIIIYLAQIPGYFSAAWLSERLDRKHTIALYLAGSAVSAFWLSQMDAPWSITLAGAVLSFFLNGTYAGVYSYTPEVFPTWIRASGTGLSSAFGRVGSILAPTIIGLSAASLGFAGVFGLTTAVLAAGVVCVVVFGLSTAGRSLEELTEHGAPVKTAKEMTK from the coding sequence ATGACGCTTCTGGCACGACTGGACCGGCTCCCGCTGAGCCGTCCCCACTACAAACTCCTGCTCATCGGCGGACTCGGTTACACCTTCGACGGCATGGACTCCGCCGTCGTCGCCTTCCTCCTCCCGAGCGCGAAAGCCGCCTGGGGCCTGGACAACGGCCAGCTCGGGCTGATCGGTTCGGCGACGCCGTTCGGCTTCCTCTTCGGCGCGATCGCCGCCGGCCTGCTGGGCGACCGCATCGGCCGCAAGAAGGTCATGATGTACGCGCTGGCCTTCTACGCGGTGTTCTCGGTGGTCGCCGCCTTCTCCCCCAACTACGAGGTCTTCCTGGGCGCGCGGGTGCTGGCCGGAGCGGGCGCGGGCGCCGAAAGCGCGATCATCGCGCCGTTCCTGTCGGAATTCGTCCCCGCCAAACGACGCGGCTGGTTCGTCGGCGCGCTGGCCGGGTTCTTCTCGTTCGGATTCGTCATGGCCGCGCTGATCGGGCGGTTCGTCGTCCCGACCGTGCCGGAGGGCTGGCGGGTCGCGCAGCTGATCACCGCGCTGCCGATCGTCATGCTGCTGTGGTGGCGCCGCTCGCTGCCGGAATCACCGAGGTTCCTGGTCGCGAACGGACGTCATGCCGAGGCCGAGAAGATCGTCTCGAAACTCGAACGGGACGTCGAAAAGGCGACAGGGCAAGCACTTCCGGCGGTCGCCGAGGCCGACGCGCAGCCCGCGACGGAGACACCCAAGGTCAATCTCCTCAGCGCGTTGAAGTTCCTGTGGAGCCCGGCGATGGCCCGCCGCACCGCGGTGATCTGGACCGTGTGGTTCGTGATCACGTTCTCGTACTACGGTTTCTTCTCCTGGATCCCGACGCTGCTCGTCGAGCGCGGCATCACGGTGACCAAGAGCTTCGAGTTCTCGATCATCATCTACCTGGCGCAGATCCCCGGGTACTTCTCCGCCGCGTGGCTGTCGGAACGGCTCGACCGCAAGCACACCATCGCGTTGTACCTCGCGGGCTCGGCGGTCAGCGCGTTCTGGCTGAGCCAGATGGACGCGCCGTGGTCGATCACCCTCGCCGGGGCGGTGCTGTCGTTCTTCCTCAACGGCACGTACGCCGGCGTGTACTCCTACACCCCCGAGGTGTTCCCGACCTGGATCCGCGCCAGCGGCACCGGGCTGTCCAGCGCGTTCGGCCGGGTCGGCAGCATCCTGGCCCCGACGATCATCGGCCTCTCCGCCGCGAGCCTCGGCTTCGCGGGAGTCTTCGGCCTCACCACCGCCGTCCTGGCGGCCGGGGTGGTGTGCGTGGTCGTGTTCGGCCTGTCCACCGCCGGCCGTTCCCTGGAAGAACTGACCGAACACGGCGCGCCCGTGAAAACCGCCAAGGAGATGACGAAGTGA
- a CDS encoding metal-dependent hydrolase family protein, protein MNGSLLLRDARLLDPVTGEYTEGDLRCADGRIVEIGTGLTADDARTEELRGAFVLPGLVDAHVHVTASTADLGSLPASSPSYVTAHSARTMSRMLDRGFTTVRDASGADYGLADAQAEGLFRGPRLLFCGRALSQTGGHGDSRTRGANTSEDHPCCAGLGRVADGVDAVRAAARDELRKGAHHIKVMASGGVASPTDRIDSTQYSGEELRAIVEEAEAANRYVAAHAYTARAVNRALELGVRSIEHGNLIDDLSVELFLRHDAYLVPTLVTYWALKEEGREHGLPESSWRKVDEVLGAGMAALERAARGGVKLVYGSDLLGGMHRHQNHEFRLRGEVQSALEVIRSATSTAADLLNLTGEIGTLAPGAHADLVVVDRDPLEDVGVLAEPEKFRYVVQGGTVVSA, encoded by the coding sequence ATGAACGGATCGCTGCTGCTGCGCGACGCCCGCCTGCTCGACCCGGTCACCGGCGAGTACACCGAGGGCGACCTCCGGTGCGCCGACGGCCGGATCGTCGAGATCGGCACCGGTCTCACCGCGGACGACGCGCGGACCGAAGAGCTGCGCGGGGCGTTCGTGCTGCCCGGTCTCGTCGACGCCCATGTGCACGTCACCGCGTCGACCGCGGATCTCGGGTCGCTGCCCGCGTCGTCGCCCTCCTACGTGACCGCGCACAGCGCCCGCACCATGAGCCGGATGCTGGACCGGGGCTTCACGACGGTCCGTGACGCTTCCGGCGCCGACTACGGTCTCGCGGACGCGCAGGCCGAAGGGCTGTTCCGCGGCCCGCGGCTGCTGTTCTGCGGCCGCGCGCTGAGCCAGACCGGCGGGCACGGCGACAGCCGGACCCGCGGCGCCAACACCAGCGAAGACCACCCGTGCTGCGCCGGTCTCGGCCGGGTCGCCGACGGGGTCGACGCGGTCCGTGCGGCGGCCCGCGACGAACTGCGCAAGGGAGCGCACCACATCAAGGTGATGGCCTCCGGCGGCGTCGCCTCCCCCACCGACCGGATCGACTCGACGCAGTATTCCGGCGAGGAACTGCGCGCCATCGTCGAGGAGGCGGAGGCGGCCAACCGCTACGTCGCCGCGCACGCGTACACCGCCCGCGCGGTGAACCGCGCGCTGGAACTGGGCGTCCGTTCGATCGAGCACGGCAACCTGATCGACGATCTCAGTGTCGAGCTGTTCCTCCGGCACGACGCGTACCTCGTGCCGACCCTGGTGACGTACTGGGCGCTGAAAGAGGAAGGGCGCGAGCACGGGCTGCCGGAATCCAGCTGGCGCAAGGTCGACGAGGTGCTCGGCGCGGGCATGGCCGCTTTGGAGCGGGCCGCGCGCGGCGGGGTGAAACTGGTGTACGGCAGCGACCTCCTCGGTGGGATGCACCGGCACCAGAACCACGAGTTCCGGTTGCGCGGCGAGGTCCAGTCCGCGCTGGAGGTGATCCGCTCCGCGACGTCGACGGCGGCGGATCTGCTGAACCTGACCGGCGAGATCGGCACTCTGGCGCCGGGCGCGCACGCGGATCTGGTGGTCGTCGACCGGGATCCGCTGGAGGATGTCGGCGTGCTGGCCGAGCCGGAGAAGTTCCGGTACGTCGTGCAGGGCGGGACGGTCGTGTCGGCCTGA
- a CDS encoding S1 family peptidase, with translation MIRRPLRTLTVLIGAAAAVTAFASPASAATSVLNEAAGPVTLAAAQQKLGTSLGAAFAGTWLDTTTGELVVGTTDARQSARIRAAGANPKVLRHSAAELKRIQSTLDNRTADLPDSVAGWYVDVPANEVVVSVVGGDPAGRAWAASAGVPVRVEQVKSAPRPLWSVVGGQGLYFSGGACSVGFNAYDDDDHYVITAGHCTELGGTVRGVGGTIGKVAKSSFPGNDYGTVKVTHSDVSTPPRVDRYEDGSDVRIEGADVVGVGGRICRSGITTHWHCGRVEALDQTVNYGNGNIVRGLTQTDACAEPGDSGGSFVSRPSSGSGTKLVQAQGMTSGGSGDCSEGGTTFFQPVKEVLDRYDLTLEKD, from the coding sequence GTGATCCGACGCCCCCTGCGCACCCTGACCGTCCTGATCGGCGCCGCGGCGGCAGTCACCGCTTTCGCGTCCCCGGCTTCGGCGGCGACATCGGTGCTGAACGAAGCTGCCGGACCGGTCACTTTGGCCGCCGCGCAGCAGAAACTCGGCACCTCGCTCGGCGCCGCGTTCGCCGGCACCTGGCTGGACACCACGACCGGCGAACTCGTCGTCGGCACCACCGACGCGCGCCAGTCGGCCAGGATCCGCGCCGCGGGCGCGAATCCGAAGGTACTCAGGCACAGCGCCGCCGAATTGAAGCGAATTCAGTCCACATTGGACAACAGAACCGCGGATCTGCCCGATTCGGTCGCCGGCTGGTACGTCGACGTACCGGCGAACGAGGTCGTGGTGAGCGTGGTGGGCGGTGATCCCGCGGGCCGGGCATGGGCCGCCTCCGCCGGCGTACCGGTGCGGGTGGAGCAGGTGAAGAGCGCGCCGCGGCCGTTATGGAGCGTGGTCGGCGGGCAGGGTCTGTACTTCAGCGGTGGCGCCTGCTCGGTCGGGTTCAACGCCTACGACGATGACGATCATTACGTGATCACCGCGGGCCACTGCACCGAACTCGGCGGCACCGTGCGCGGCGTCGGCGGCACGATCGGCAAGGTCGCGAAATCGTCCTTCCCCGGGAACGACTACGGGACGGTCAAGGTGACGCATTCCGACGTCTCGACCCCGCCCCGGGTCGACCGCTACGAGGACGGTTCCGACGTGCGGATCGAGGGGGCCGACGTGGTCGGCGTCGGCGGCCGGATCTGCCGGTCCGGGATCACCACCCACTGGCACTGCGGACGCGTCGAAGCGTTGGACCAGACGGTGAACTACGGCAACGGGAACATCGTGCGAGGTCTCACCCAGACCGACGCCTGCGCCGAGCCCGGTGACTCCGGCGGCTCGTTCGTCAGCCGACCTTCGTCGGGCTCCGGCACGAAACTGGTGCAGGCGCAGGGCATGACCTCGGGCGGTTCCGGTGACTGCAGCGAAGGCGGCACCACGTTCTTCCAGCCCGTCAAGGAGGTGCTCGACCGCTACGACCTGACGCTGGAAAAGGACTGA
- a CDS encoding MurR/RpiR family transcriptional regulator codes for MTETGTDDGFEAWLRDRTPERGLRPKSAAVLEVLVSQPRRASFGSTAELAQLAGVNVATVTRTAQALGFAGWPALQQELRARYMSSLSAPQVAEEHRDVDSPGSASLRRDLDSLALLNRRFAEDEIRQVAEAVAGARRTVVIADGSYAAVGIAFAHNARLAGYDVHAITAGDAELANATAKLSSEDVLIAISFWRLYESTVLAANEAKARGARAFAITDAASPALAGAVEQVLMVPAEGVTFFPSLTAGMSLVQAIVAQLAAVDPVRTGESIEAAEAMWSRFDLLHRRPGSADRTVPKRPTGGGVSAG; via the coding sequence GTGACAGAGACGGGAACCGACGACGGTTTCGAGGCGTGGCTTCGGGATCGGACACCGGAACGAGGCCTGCGGCCGAAGTCGGCCGCGGTGCTCGAAGTGCTGGTCTCGCAACCGCGCCGGGCGTCGTTCGGCTCGACCGCCGAGCTCGCCCAGCTCGCCGGGGTCAACGTCGCCACCGTCACCCGGACGGCGCAGGCGCTCGGGTTCGCCGGCTGGCCGGCGCTGCAACAGGAGTTGCGGGCGCGGTACATGTCGTCGCTGAGCGCGCCGCAGGTGGCCGAGGAACACCGGGACGTCGACTCGCCGGGTTCGGCTTCGTTGCGCCGGGACCTCGACAGTCTCGCCCTGCTCAACCGGCGGTTCGCCGAGGACGAGATCCGCCAGGTCGCCGAAGCCGTCGCGGGGGCGCGCCGCACGGTCGTCATCGCCGACGGCAGTTACGCCGCGGTCGGGATCGCGTTCGCGCACAACGCCCGGCTCGCCGGGTACGACGTCCACGCGATCACCGCGGGCGACGCCGAACTCGCCAACGCCACGGCGAAGCTCTCGTCCGAAGACGTGCTCATCGCGATCAGTTTCTGGCGCCTGTACGAAAGCACCGTGCTCGCCGCGAACGAAGCGAAGGCCAGGGGAGCGCGTGCGTTCGCCATCACCGACGCGGCGAGTCCGGCGCTGGCGGGCGCCGTCGAGCAGGTGCTGATGGTGCCCGCCGAGGGCGTGACCTTCTTCCCGTCGCTGACCGCGGGGATGAGCCTGGTGCAGGCGATCGTCGCGCAGCTCGCCGCCGTCGACCCGGTCCGCACCGGGGAATCGATCGAGGCGGCCGAGGCCATGTGGTCGCGGTTCGACCTGCTGCACCGCCGCCCGGGATCGGCCGATCGGACAGTGCCGAAAAGGCCGACCGGTGGAGGCGTCTCCGCCGGATGA
- a CDS encoding C40 family peptidase produces the protein MTPYRRSSRHPLAATAALMLLGFGALPASAQPAPDGQDPMRRYQELGAQAAKADEDLQESQDRLKTRETERDQATAALGRADGDLTLAQSAIDRFRPQVEVIARSAMSGERLGNAVLLLDSGSRQEFLDRSSALSVLADEKAKALNGLRDALGKAQAARATAADARETAQLAANDATVALEQVRTRKKDLDDQIAKVRQALGELPAADKAKLGKVQDKGSYLGPPGAANDALQAALSKRGSQYEWGATGPSEFDCSGLTSWAYKQAGISLPRTSRQQYTVGKPVPLDALVPGDLVFYDDGTGDPGAIHHVGMYVGSGKMVDAPTEGQLVDVRSVKGDGHLMGARRVVG, from the coding sequence GTGACCCCCTATCGGCGCTCGTCGCGGCATCCCCTCGCCGCCACCGCCGCCCTCATGCTCCTCGGCTTCGGCGCGCTCCCCGCGAGCGCGCAACCGGCCCCGGACGGCCAGGATCCGATGCGGCGCTATCAGGAACTCGGCGCCCAAGCGGCCAAGGCCGACGAGGACCTGCAGGAATCCCAGGACCGGTTGAAGACCCGTGAAACCGAGCGTGACCAGGCGACGGCGGCCCTCGGCCGGGCCGACGGAGACCTCACGCTGGCCCAGTCGGCGATCGATCGCTTCCGGCCCCAGGTCGAAGTGATCGCGCGGTCCGCGATGAGCGGCGAACGGCTCGGCAACGCCGTCCTGCTGCTCGACAGCGGCAGCAGGCAGGAGTTCCTCGACCGTTCTTCGGCGCTGTCGGTCCTGGCCGACGAGAAGGCCAAGGCGTTGAACGGCCTGCGTGACGCGCTCGGGAAGGCCCAGGCGGCACGCGCCACGGCGGCGGACGCGCGGGAAACGGCCCAGCTCGCGGCGAACGACGCGACGGTGGCGCTGGAGCAGGTCCGCACCCGCAAGAAGGACCTCGACGACCAGATCGCCAAGGTGCGGCAGGCACTCGGCGAACTGCCGGCCGCGGACAAGGCGAAACTCGGCAAGGTCCAGGACAAGGGCTCCTATCTCGGCCCGCCCGGCGCCGCGAACGACGCGCTGCAGGCGGCGCTGTCCAAACGGGGCTCGCAATACGAATGGGGCGCCACCGGCCCGAGCGAATTCGACTGCTCCGGCCTGACGTCGTGGGCGTACAAGCAGGCGGGCATCTCGCTTCCGCGCACCAGCCGTCAGCAGTACACCGTGGGGAAGCCCGTCCCGCTGGACGCGCTCGTGCCCGGCGACCTCGTCTTCTACGACGACGGCACCGGCGATCCCGGCGCCATCCACCACGTCGGCATGTACGTCGGCAGCGGCAAGATGGTCGACGCGCCGACCGAGGGCCAGCTCGTCGACGTCCGCTCGGTCAAGGGCGACGGGCACCTGATGGGCGCGCGGCGCGTCGTCGGCTGA
- a CDS encoding VanZ family protein — protein MTDPTISAVIAVFAGFVLAGFLAVPYIAASYRRRGELGLWRVLLVFGFLVYAMSLWTYTLLPIPETTTAWCAEHASSHLQLRPFQFVADIRREQTGAGLRAFLRNPAVQQAVFNVALFVPLGMFVRHLFRRGFLTTVAIGFAVSLFIEGTQLTGVWFLFECPYRLADVDDLLTNTLGAAVGFGLAPLLRLLPGNEPSAPPGAPRPVTARRRLLGMAVDVVSVILLGTTVGIVTTLLVGEPTTVVTALIGTFLPALLLLFVIPVAGNGASFGQRVVLLRPAGPDGGKPALWRMIVRFLTGSGGYFTLLTLASVVNGGFEPLANLLFFASGILAIRPEGHQGLSGLIAGLRMADVRALDDQEVPSLVSGKDG, from the coding sequence GTGACTGATCCGACCATCTCCGCGGTCATCGCGGTGTTCGCGGGTTTCGTGCTCGCGGGCTTCCTGGCCGTCCCGTACATCGCCGCGAGTTACCGGCGCCGCGGCGAACTCGGGCTCTGGCGGGTTCTGCTGGTGTTCGGGTTCCTGGTCTACGCCATGTCGCTGTGGACGTACACGTTGCTCCCCATCCCGGAGACGACGACGGCGTGGTGTGCCGAACACGCGTCCAGCCATCTGCAACTGCGCCCCTTCCAGTTCGTCGCCGACATCCGCCGTGAACAGACCGGCGCGGGGCTGCGGGCGTTCCTGCGCAATCCGGCCGTCCAGCAGGCGGTGTTCAACGTCGCCTTGTTCGTGCCGCTGGGGATGTTCGTGCGGCACCTCTTCCGGCGGGGTTTCCTCACCACCGTCGCCATCGGCTTCGCGGTCTCGCTGTTCATCGAAGGCACCCAGCTGACCGGGGTCTGGTTCCTGTTCGAGTGCCCGTACCGGCTGGCCGACGTCGACGACCTGCTGACCAACACCCTCGGCGCCGCCGTCGGGTTCGGGCTCGCCCCGTTGCTGCGGCTGCTGCCGGGGAACGAACCGTCCGCGCCGCCCGGGGCCCCGCGGCCGGTCACCGCGCGGCGCCGCTTGCTCGGGATGGCCGTCGACGTCGTGTCCGTCATCCTGCTCGGCACGACGGTCGGGATCGTGACGACCCTGCTCGTGGGTGAACCGACCACCGTGGTCACCGCGCTGATCGGCACCTTCCTGCCCGCGCTGCTCCTGCTGTTCGTCATCCCGGTGGCGGGTAACGGCGCCAGCTTCGGGCAGCGCGTCGTGTTGCTGCGCCCCGCCGGTCCGGACGGCGGGAAACCCGCCCTGTGGCGGATGATCGTGCGATTCCTGACCGGGTCCGGCGGCTACTTCACGCTGCTCACCCTGGCGTCGGTGGTCAACGGCGGCTTCGAGCCGCTCGCGAACTTGCTGTTCTTCGCCAGCGGCATCCTCGCGATCCGGCCCGAAGGTCACCAAGGACTTTCCGGGCTGATCGCCGGCCTGCGCATGGCCGACGTGCGGGCGCTCGACGACCAGGAGGTGCCGAGTCTCGTGAGTGGGAAGGACGGTTAG
- a CDS encoding M56 family metallopeptidase, with amino-acid sequence MILAAVLLFGVVVTGWFSPRLLGRLTAGGISPGTALAWWLLTAVGVLTGTLGAVLLLVLPDHGPAGAITRILHECWAAVGHSGLPGLDPVAGTFAAIALAIAAARLALSTARRRKRSTLLHRRHLDVLRLSGSRPGPTLWLPDDRPIAYSLGGRDGLIVASQGLAGRLSSRELAAVLAHERAHLRGRHHFLAGCAETLGRTLRFVPLMRELPGAVRLLVELAADRAAAAGHGPDTVRSALLSIQAADGDTALRLRWLARHPSGPSRFPERVRAVAGGTLALFAPPVLTVGVMFTAGLVSCW; translated from the coding sequence ATGATCCTGGCGGCGGTGCTCCTGTTCGGCGTCGTGGTGACCGGCTGGTTCTCACCCCGGCTGCTGGGCAGGCTGACCGCCGGCGGAATCAGCCCCGGCACGGCGCTCGCGTGGTGGCTGCTGACCGCGGTGGGCGTCCTCACCGGCACGCTTGGTGCAGTTCTGCTCCTCGTCCTGCCGGACCACGGTCCCGCGGGGGCCATCACCCGGATCCTCCACGAATGCTGGGCGGCCGTCGGCCACAGCGGGCTTCCGGGCCTCGATCCGGTCGCCGGGACCTTCGCCGCCATCGCGCTCGCGATCGCGGCGGCCCGGCTCGCGCTGTCCACCGCGCGGCGGCGGAAACGCAGCACACTGCTGCACCGGCGCCATCTCGATGTGCTCCGCCTGTCCGGATCGCGACCGGGGCCGACCCTGTGGCTGCCCGACGATCGTCCGATCGCCTACAGCCTCGGCGGCCGCGACGGCCTGATCGTCGCCAGTCAGGGCCTGGCCGGGAGGCTGTCGTCCCGCGAACTGGCCGCGGTGTTGGCCCACGAACGCGCCCATCTGCGCGGCAGGCATCACTTCCTGGCCGGCTGCGCCGAAACACTCGGCCGCACGTTGCGGTTCGTGCCGCTCATGCGCGAACTCCCCGGCGCGGTCCGGCTGCTGGTCGAACTGGCCGCCGACCGGGCGGCCGCGGCCGGGCACGGACCGGACACCGTGCGCTCGGCGCTGTTGTCCATCCAGGCCGCCGACGGCGACACCGCGCTCCGGCTGCGCTGGCTGGCGCGGCACCCGAGCGGGCCGTCGCGATTTCCGGAACGGGTGCGGGCCGTCGCGGGCGGAACACTGGCCCTGTTCGCCCCGCCCGTGCTCACCGTCGGCGTGATGTTCACGGCGGGCCTTGTTTCCTGCTGGTGA